One window from the genome of Bufo bufo chromosome 4, aBufBuf1.1, whole genome shotgun sequence encodes:
- the SGK1 gene encoding serine/threonine-protein kinase Sgk1 isoform X2: MRTKTEKSPLKAFMKQRRMGLNDFIQKISTNSYTCKHPEVPSILTISEPQEPELLNGNPSPPPSPSQQINLGPSSNPHAKPSDFQFLKIIGKGSFGKVLLARHKADEKFYAVKVLQKKAILKKKEEKHIMSERNVLLKNVKHPFLVGLHFSFQTASRLYFILDYINGGELFYHLQRERCFLEPRARFYAAEIASALGYLHSLNIVYRDLKPENILLDSQGHIVLTDFGLCKENIEPNGTTSTFCGTPEYLAPEVLHKQPYDRTVDWWCLGAVLYEMLYGLPPFYSRNTAEMYDNILNKPLQLKPNITNSARNLLEGLLQKDRTKRIGAKNDFMEIKNHIFFSPINWDDLINKKITPPFNPNVSGPSDLQHFDPEFTEEPVPNSIGQSSDSILITASIKEAAEAFMGFSYAPPMESFL, from the exons ATGAGAACTAAGACGGAAAAGTCGCCTCTGAAAG CTTTTATGAAACAGAGAAGAATGGGACTGAACGACTTTATTCAGAAGATCTCCACCAACTCCTACACCTGCAAGCA TCCTGAGGTTCCATCCATCTTGACTATTTCAGAACCCCAGGAGCCAGAACTACTGAACGGCAACCCCTCTCCTCCG CCCAGTCCATCTCAACAAATTAACCTTGGACCTTCATCCAATCCTCATGCCAAGCCATCTGACTTCCAGTTCCTGAAAATCATTGGGAAGGGTAGCTTCGggaaagtgcttttggccagacaCAAAGCTGATGAGAAGTTCTATGCGGTTAAAGTCCTCCAGAAAAAAGCAATCTTGAAGAAAAAAGAG GAGAAACACATAATGTCAGAGCGTAACGTGCTGTTGAAAAATGTGAAACACCCGTTCCTGGTTGgcctccacttctccttccagacAGCCAGCAGATTATACTTCATTCTGGACTACATCAATGGTGGAGAG CTATTCTACCATCTCCAAAGGGAACGTTGCTTCCTGGAACCACGAGCTCGCTTTTATGCTGCTGAGATAGCCAGTGCACTGGGATACTTGCATTCTCTCAACATTGTCTACAG AGACTTGAAACCTGAGAACATATTACTGGACTCACAGGGTCACATTGTACTTACTGATTTTGGTCTTTGCAAGGAGAACATAGAGCCCAATGGCACAACCTCTACTTTCTGTGGCACTCCAGAG TACCTTGCACCAGAAGTTCTTCACAAACAGCCTTACGACAGGACAGTTGACTGGTGGTGCCTAGGAGCCGTTCTCTATGAGATGTTGTATGGCTTG CCTCCATTCTACAGCAGAAACACAGCCGAGATGTATGACAACATCTTAAACAAGCCACTACAGCTGAAACCAAACATAACCAACTCGGCCAGGAACCTCCTGGAGGGTCTTTTGCAGAAGGATCGGACTAAGAGAATTGGTGCCAAGAACGACTTT ATGGAGATTAAGAACCACATCTTCTTCTCTCCAATTAACTGGGATGATCTCATCAATAAGAAGATTACCCCTCCTTTTAACCCAAATGTG AGTGGCCCCAGTGATTTGCAACACTTTGATCCTGAATTCACAGAAGAACCAGTTCCGAATTCTATAGGCCAGTCCTCTGACAGCATCCTCATAACGGCAAGCATTAAAGAGGCAGCAGAAGCTTTTATGGGCTTCTCCTATGCCCCACCTATGGAATCTTTTCTTTGA
- the SGK1 gene encoding serine/threonine-protein kinase Sgk1 isoform X1 → MTVKTDTTPANTLTYSKMRGMVAILIAFMKQRRMGLNDFIQKISTNSYTCKHPEVPSILTISEPQEPELLNGNPSPPPSPSQQINLGPSSNPHAKPSDFQFLKIIGKGSFGKVLLARHKADEKFYAVKVLQKKAILKKKEEKHIMSERNVLLKNVKHPFLVGLHFSFQTASRLYFILDYINGGELFYHLQRERCFLEPRARFYAAEIASALGYLHSLNIVYRDLKPENILLDSQGHIVLTDFGLCKENIEPNGTTSTFCGTPEYLAPEVLHKQPYDRTVDWWCLGAVLYEMLYGLPPFYSRNTAEMYDNILNKPLQLKPNITNSARNLLEGLLQKDRTKRIGAKNDFMEIKNHIFFSPINWDDLINKKITPPFNPNVSGPSDLQHFDPEFTEEPVPNSIGQSSDSILITASIKEAAEAFMGFSYAPPMESFL, encoded by the exons ATGACGGTAAAGACTGACACCACACCGGCTAATACCTTAACTTACTCcaaaatgaggggcatggtggcaATACTCATCG CTTTTATGAAACAGAGAAGAATGGGACTGAACGACTTTATTCAGAAGATCTCCACCAACTCCTACACCTGCAAGCA TCCTGAGGTTCCATCCATCTTGACTATTTCAGAACCCCAGGAGCCAGAACTACTGAACGGCAACCCCTCTCCTCCG CCCAGTCCATCTCAACAAATTAACCTTGGACCTTCATCCAATCCTCATGCCAAGCCATCTGACTTCCAGTTCCTGAAAATCATTGGGAAGGGTAGCTTCGggaaagtgcttttggccagacaCAAAGCTGATGAGAAGTTCTATGCGGTTAAAGTCCTCCAGAAAAAAGCAATCTTGAAGAAAAAAGAG GAGAAACACATAATGTCAGAGCGTAACGTGCTGTTGAAAAATGTGAAACACCCGTTCCTGGTTGgcctccacttctccttccagacAGCCAGCAGATTATACTTCATTCTGGACTACATCAATGGTGGAGAG CTATTCTACCATCTCCAAAGGGAACGTTGCTTCCTGGAACCACGAGCTCGCTTTTATGCTGCTGAGATAGCCAGTGCACTGGGATACTTGCATTCTCTCAACATTGTCTACAG AGACTTGAAACCTGAGAACATATTACTGGACTCACAGGGTCACATTGTACTTACTGATTTTGGTCTTTGCAAGGAGAACATAGAGCCCAATGGCACAACCTCTACTTTCTGTGGCACTCCAGAG TACCTTGCACCAGAAGTTCTTCACAAACAGCCTTACGACAGGACAGTTGACTGGTGGTGCCTAGGAGCCGTTCTCTATGAGATGTTGTATGGCTTG CCTCCATTCTACAGCAGAAACACAGCCGAGATGTATGACAACATCTTAAACAAGCCACTACAGCTGAAACCAAACATAACCAACTCGGCCAGGAACCTCCTGGAGGGTCTTTTGCAGAAGGATCGGACTAAGAGAATTGGTGCCAAGAACGACTTT ATGGAGATTAAGAACCACATCTTCTTCTCTCCAATTAACTGGGATGATCTCATCAATAAGAAGATTACCCCTCCTTTTAACCCAAATGTG AGTGGCCCCAGTGATTTGCAACACTTTGATCCTGAATTCACAGAAGAACCAGTTCCGAATTCTATAGGCCAGTCCTCTGACAGCATCCTCATAACGGCAAGCATTAAAGAGGCAGCAGAAGCTTTTATGGGCTTCTCCTATGCCCCACCTATGGAATCTTTTCTTTGA